One genomic segment of Pyruvatibacter mobilis includes these proteins:
- a CDS encoding bestrophin family protein → MYVRRNIRASHVFNDSWRFLLAVGFWSGLIVYLFKFQDAEFLAVPFLPVSTIGIAVALYLGFKSNSSYGRWWEARQIWGAIINDSRSWGNMVCHLVHDESGRVDHGAQRDLIRRHIAWVNALAYQLRITTRLKVKQETRIFDYRRDMEHHDFHQRKESYLRYLESEEIEIVEKCTNPATQILRLQGAEIRDLTLDGQLDTYREVAMTDMISRFYDSQGKCERIDKTPFPRQIAFFGTVFTWLFVVLLPFGFLDAFQKEVGQHNLVGWIADDYMFALVPFVMLISWVFYIMEKVSDSTEDPFEGGVHDVPVSALSTTIEIDLKQMIGMDDVPEPLKPIGDVLY, encoded by the coding sequence ATGTATGTCCGCCGTAACATCCGTGCTTCTCATGTCTTCAATGATTCATGGCGTTTTCTGCTGGCTGTGGGTTTTTGGTCAGGGCTGATTGTCTATCTGTTCAAGTTCCAGGATGCCGAGTTCCTCGCGGTTCCCTTTCTGCCGGTGTCGACAATCGGCATTGCGGTTGCGCTCTATCTCGGCTTCAAGAGCAACTCGTCCTACGGGCGCTGGTGGGAAGCGCGTCAGATCTGGGGAGCGATTATCAATGACAGCCGCAGCTGGGGAAACATGGTCTGCCATCTCGTTCATGACGAGAGCGGGCGGGTTGACCACGGGGCGCAGCGCGACTTGATCCGGCGCCACATCGCCTGGGTGAACGCACTGGCCTACCAGCTGCGCATCACCACGCGGCTCAAGGTGAAGCAGGAAACCCGCATCTTCGATTACCGCCGCGATATGGAGCATCACGACTTTCATCAGCGCAAGGAAAGCTATCTGCGCTATCTCGAGAGTGAAGAAATCGAGATCGTTGAGAAGTGCACCAATCCGGCGACACAGATTCTTCGACTCCAGGGAGCGGAGATTCGTGATCTCACTCTGGATGGTCAGCTTGATACCTATCGGGAAGTTGCCATGACTGACATGATCAGTCGTTTCTATGACAGTCAGGGCAAGTGCGAGCGTATCGACAAGACGCCGTTTCCGCGCCAGATCGCCTTTTTTGGAACTGTCTTTACCTGGCTCTTCGTGGTGCTGCTGCCGTTCGGATTTCTGGATGCCTTCCAGAAAGAGGTCGGCCAGCACAATCTGGTGGGGTGGATCGCAGACGATTACATGTTCGCCCTTGTTCCTTTTGTCATGCTCATCTCCTGGGTTTTCTACATCATGGAGAAGGTGAGTGACTCGACGGAAGATCCGTTTGAAGGCGGCGTTCACGACGTTCCGGTCTCGGCTCTGTCGACTACCATCGAAATCGATCTCAAGCAGATGATTGGGATGGATGATGTACCGGAACCGCTGAAGCCGATAGGCGACGTCCTCTACTGA
- a CDS encoding BLUF domain-containing protein, with product MEIYLSETIRAHPFGTVCREPASAGCEAKMALCQLAYVSDIDRPCSPGDISNLVQAARRNNVRDNITGILLAGRGGFIQLVEGPRMAVIGLLDRLEADPRHHNMVVLHRGDAHLRAYPDCPMTFQYADSDSLNRLEMSVPALSSGLCSKLTAEAVGLI from the coding sequence GTGGAAATTTACCTTTCGGAAACCATTCGGGCGCATCCTTTTGGAACGGTTTGTCGGGAACCGGCTTCAGCAGGATGCGAGGCGAAAATGGCTCTCTGCCAGCTAGCATATGTCAGTGATATTGATCGGCCATGCAGCCCGGGTGATATCTCTAACCTGGTGCAAGCCGCCCGCCGCAACAATGTTCGCGACAATATTACAGGCATTCTACTTGCCGGCCGGGGCGGGTTCATCCAACTCGTCGAGGGCCCACGTATGGCGGTGATTGGCCTTCTTGATCGGCTCGAAGCTGATCCGCGTCATCACAACATGGTTGTTCTGCATCGTGGGGACGCGCATTTGCGTGCTTATCCGGACTGTCCGATGACATTTCAGTATGCGGATAGCGACAGCTTGAACCGGTTGGAAATGTCCGTGCCGGCCCTGTCATCAGGCCTGTGCTCCAAGCTGACAGCCGAGGCTGTCGGCCTGATCTGA
- a CDS encoding D-alanyl-D-alanine carboxypeptidase family protein, giving the protein MRVLVTAALASLLALSGTAIFGSALSGPAHAAASAVVIDARSGSVLHADNADTRQNAPALPKLMTIFLMFEAFEAGTVKPETNIFVSGTAIRQPQPTLGLNHFDTISAGDALNALVTVNANDAAAVLAEFLAGSEARFVAQMNAKAKELGLTQTRFANISGAPHPQQFSTPRDMILFSLALMRTHPERAKGLVGTSFAWKGRTYQGPQSFLSALSGNSSANLGGTQPAPTVNRAKSTRSGDRDVIAVVWNANSPEDADRMIVASLTAAQAGKAVPAPAIAAPTPAGGTLVAGNWGIQLGAFSTEAAARAQLTAALQTAPELAQANLVVSPLSRPSGTLYRAQYKGVDEATARRICTAIKGAGAACIPLSR; this is encoded by the coding sequence ATGCGCGTTCTGGTGACAGCCGCCCTGGCAAGCCTGCTGGCTCTTTCGGGCACAGCCATCTTCGGCTCCGCTCTGTCGGGCCCCGCTCATGCGGCCGCTTCTGCTGTGGTCATCGATGCGCGGAGCGGCAGTGTGCTGCACGCCGACAACGCCGACACGCGCCAAAATGCCCCCGCTCTGCCAAAGCTGATGACCATCTTCCTGATGTTCGAAGCTTTCGAAGCCGGCACCGTCAAACCCGAAACAAACATCTTCGTCTCCGGCACAGCTATCCGCCAGCCTCAGCCGACCCTGGGCCTCAACCACTTTGACACGATCAGTGCGGGTGATGCCCTCAATGCTCTAGTCACGGTCAATGCCAACGATGCGGCCGCTGTACTGGCTGAGTTCCTGGCAGGTTCGGAAGCGCGCTTCGTCGCTCAGATGAACGCCAAGGCCAAGGAGCTCGGCCTTACCCAGACCCGTTTCGCCAATATCTCCGGCGCACCGCACCCACAGCAATTCTCGACGCCGCGTGACATGATCCTGTTTTCCCTTGCCCTGATGCGCACCCATCCTGAGCGCGCCAAGGGACTTGTCGGCACCAGCTTTGCCTGGAAGGGGCGCACCTATCAGGGCCCGCAGAGTTTCCTCAGCGCACTGTCGGGCAACAGTTCCGCCAATCTGGGCGGTACCCAGCCCGCCCCCACGGTCAATCGCGCCAAAAGTACGCGCAGTGGCGACCGTGATGTGATCGCCGTCGTCTGGAACGCAAATTCACCGGAAGATGCAGATCGCATGATCGTGGCATCTCTCACCGCGGCGCAGGCGGGGAAAGCCGTTCCCGCCCCGGCCATCGCAGCTCCCACGCCGGCCGGAGGCACACTCGTAGCGGGCAATTGGGGCATCCAGCTTGGTGCTTTCTCTACCGAAGCTGCTGCCCGAGCACAGCTCACAGCAGCGCTGCAAACAGCACCGGAATTGGCACAGGCCAACCTTGTTGTCTCGCCCCTGTCCCGCCCGTCGGGCACGCTCTATCGCGCCCAATACAAGGGGGTGGATGAAGCAACGGCCCGGCGCATCTGTACCGCCATTAAGGGCGCAGGCGCAGCCTGCATTCCGCTTTCAAGATAA
- a CDS encoding SPOR domain-containing protein — protein sequence MFAQLHTIRFGRLVASREALNTVLAAMLLVALILSMSTVAKAEDIAANSLESYDREMLTSLIEAVIAVDEGDAVITAAIPPSATRQPVPAMGPKSILPGRNAAVADARSDIAPVALQADPGFALQLGSFSSAENAQRGFEQANQQYASALSEHTLYVQPVDLGTRGVFHRLRIGGFESLPQASAACTSLGISAADCMIVSAAQQ from the coding sequence ATGTTCGCCCAGTTGCACACCATCCGGTTCGGTCGCCTTGTTGCGTCCCGTGAGGCACTCAACACGGTGCTCGCGGCGATGCTTCTTGTTGCATTGATCCTGTCGATGTCGACTGTGGCCAAGGCTGAAGACATCGCGGCCAACAGTCTTGAGAGCTATGATCGGGAGATGCTGACTTCGCTCATTGAAGCTGTGATTGCTGTTGATGAGGGCGATGCGGTCATCACCGCAGCCATTCCGCCGAGCGCCACCCGTCAGCCGGTGCCGGCCATGGGCCCCAAGAGCATCTTGCCGGGCCGAAATGCCGCCGTGGCGGATGCCCGCTCGGACATCGCGCCAGTGGCGCTTCAGGCAGATCCGGGCTTTGCCTTGCAGCTCGGCTCGTTTTCGTCTGCAGAAAACGCTCAGCGTGGATTTGAGCAGGCCAACCAGCAATATGCATCCGCCCTGTCGGAGCATACCCTTTATGTGCAGCCGGTCGATCTGGGCACGCGGGGCGTGTTCCATCGCCTGCGCATTGGCGGGTTCGAAAGCCTGCCGCAAGCGTCCGCTGCCTGCACGTCGCTGGGCATAAGCGCTGCTGATTGCATGATCGTGTCTGCTGCCCAGCAGTAA
- a CDS encoding APC family permease, producing the protein MTDHHPHLKRAIGPYLLSLYGVGVTIGAGIYVLVGEVVAVAGMAAPVAFLLAGVLAGLSALSYAELGTRYPMAGGEATYVDAAFGTAGATTAVGLLVAFSGITSSAAVLLGFVGYLNELVAVPGWMALVGIVGLLALITFWGVAESMRIVAVTTLIEVGGLVLVIGAAAPSLAEFPASLPDMWPGLDSVVWLAVISSSVLAFFAFIGFEDIVNMAEEVRRPHRNLPMAILVTLVVSTLLYITLTVVSILSVGTEALGASDAPLALVFSVGGGDPAILSSIAILAVVNGALIQMIMASRLIYGMANLGRLPRWLAHVNERTCTPDHSILCTGAIILVFALLLPIETLASYASLAVMLVFASVNIALLVLRRRHARAAVEGGSVGFRVPLVVPLLGVLASLALFVFGVAERLGLIGPV; encoded by the coding sequence ATGACCGACCATCATCCTCATCTTAAAAGAGCAATCGGCCCCTATCTCCTGTCGCTTTATGGGGTGGGCGTCACAATTGGCGCGGGCATTTACGTGCTCGTGGGAGAAGTGGTCGCGGTTGCCGGCATGGCAGCACCGGTGGCCTTTCTGCTTGCTGGTGTTCTTGCCGGGTTGTCAGCCCTTTCTTATGCAGAGCTTGGGACGCGCTACCCCATGGCGGGCGGCGAGGCGACTTATGTCGATGCTGCCTTCGGCACCGCGGGTGCAACGACGGCAGTGGGCCTGTTGGTTGCTTTCTCCGGCATTACATCGTCGGCAGCGGTGCTCCTTGGATTTGTGGGATATCTCAATGAGCTGGTTGCCGTTCCGGGGTGGATGGCCCTTGTCGGGATTGTCGGATTACTTGCTCTGATCACCTTCTGGGGCGTTGCGGAGTCCATGCGCATTGTCGCGGTGACCACGTTGATCGAGGTCGGTGGCCTGGTGCTGGTTATCGGTGCGGCAGCACCTTCATTGGCGGAGTTTCCTGCGAGCCTTCCTGACATGTGGCCCGGGCTGGACAGTGTGGTCTGGCTTGCGGTGATCTCCTCAAGCGTCCTGGCCTTCTTCGCATTCATCGGCTTCGAGGACATCGTCAATATGGCGGAGGAAGTGCGGCGACCGCACCGGAATTTGCCGATGGCCATTCTGGTAACACTTGTCGTCAGCACGCTGCTCTACATCACTCTGACTGTAGTTTCGATCCTCAGTGTAGGGACGGAAGCTTTGGGAGCGAGCGATGCGCCCCTGGCCTTGGTGTTCAGTGTGGGAGGCGGCGATCCGGCCATACTCAGTTCGATTGCGATACTGGCTGTGGTCAATGGGGCGCTGATCCAGATGATCATGGCATCGCGGCTGATTTACGGAATGGCCAATCTGGGTCGGCTGCCGCGTTGGCTTGCCCATGTGAATGAGCGGACCTGCACTCCGGATCATTCGATCCTGTGCACGGGGGCAATCATTCTCGTGTTTGCGCTGTTACTGCCTATCGAGACGCTTGCGTCCTATGCCAGCCTCGCGGTTATGCTGGTCTTTGCGTCGGTCAACATCGCGCTGTTGGTCTTGCGACGGCGTCATGCGCGTGCGGCGGTCGAGGGAGGCTCGGTCGGGTTCCGAGTCCCCCTCGTTGTTCCGCTGCTGGGCGTTCTGGCCAGTCTCGCGCTCTTCGTGTTCGGCGTGGCCGAGCGGTTGGGGCTGATAGGCCCCGTTTGA
- a CDS encoding lytic transglycosylase domain-containing protein has protein sequence MTACAVLAATSLAAVPAKSQAVPSARPASPAIDPNATVPLPGLTLTYADYSLIQSALADAQADRWTEANEAAARITDPVATRVIHWLRLQDRNSSATYTEILRFLGDNPDWPRRARLERRAEEAMLEETPDAASVLAWFDLNPPVTGEGKIRFGEALIQAGETERGRDLIRDGWISHDFDRTREAQIVRQHGNTLRHEDHVARLDRLLWDNDATDARQMARLVGQEHAALAEARISLVKRSRGVDGAIAAVPPSLVNDPGLLLERARWRRRNGTPETAVPLILKAPTTAEEMKRPEEFWRERHLHARRLIKEGDYRTAYDLVRNHGMSSGVAFAEGEWLAGWLALRFLKDPTSAYFHFRTLMNNVSSPISKARAAYWAGRAAQVDGRKEDAAFYYQRASEYDTTYYGQLARQSLIGGNPVIHVSGTPTSAPQNFTSSSAVAAMKMLHALGEERLVTSFFYHLARYFEDPADLAAMAEWLRTAGRPNLSVRTAKIAAQRGIELPEHAYPTNALPNVSSAGSPVERALVFGISRQESEFNPAAISRAGARGLMQLMPGTAKRTANAYGLPYDGSRLLTDPAYNAQIGTTHLGDLLDEFGGSYVLTIAAYNAGPHRVAEWINTYGDPRTPGIDPIDWVEQIPFSETRNYVQRVLENTQVYRSRLAGKPVDLKLVEDLNRARAVPAPAPDAVPVPSTTPADPARDTNER, from the coding sequence ATGACCGCGTGTGCCGTCCTGGCTGCCACGTCGCTCGCTGCGGTGCCTGCCAAGTCTCAGGCCGTCCCATCCGCGCGCCCCGCTAGCCCGGCCATCGATCCAAATGCAACCGTTCCTCTGCCGGGTCTTACGCTCACCTATGCCGACTACTCCTTGATCCAGTCGGCCCTGGCTGACGCTCAGGCTGACCGTTGGACAGAGGCAAATGAAGCTGCCGCACGCATCACGGACCCGGTGGCCACCCGCGTCATTCATTGGCTCCGCCTGCAAGACCGCAACAGCAGCGCAACATATACGGAAATTCTCAGGTTTCTTGGCGACAATCCTGATTGGCCACGCAGGGCACGCCTTGAGCGCCGGGCCGAAGAGGCCATGCTGGAGGAAACGCCGGATGCCGCATCGGTATTGGCCTGGTTTGACCTCAACCCGCCGGTTACCGGCGAAGGCAAGATCCGCTTCGGCGAAGCCCTGATCCAAGCCGGCGAGACCGAACGCGGCCGCGACCTGATCCGTGACGGCTGGATCAGCCACGACTTCGACCGAACGCGGGAAGCCCAGATTGTCCGGCAGCACGGCAACACCCTCCGCCACGAAGATCATGTCGCGCGCCTCGATCGCCTGTTGTGGGACAATGACGCAACCGACGCCCGCCAGATGGCTAGGCTGGTTGGCCAGGAACATGCGGCGCTCGCCGAAGCCCGTATCAGCCTCGTGAAACGCAGCCGCGGAGTGGACGGCGCTATCGCCGCCGTGCCGCCCAGTCTTGTAAACGACCCGGGCCTGCTTCTTGAACGCGCCCGCTGGCGCCGCCGCAACGGGACGCCTGAAACCGCCGTCCCCCTCATTCTCAAGGCACCAACCACAGCCGAAGAGATGAAGCGGCCCGAAGAATTCTGGCGCGAACGGCACCTCCATGCCCGCCGCCTCATCAAGGAAGGCGACTACAGGACCGCCTATGACCTCGTGCGAAATCACGGCATGTCTTCCGGCGTGGCTTTCGCCGAAGGCGAATGGCTGGCAGGCTGGCTCGCCCTGAGGTTTCTCAAAGACCCCACAAGCGCCTATTTCCACTTCCGCACGCTGATGAACAACGTCTCATCGCCCATCAGCAAGGCCCGCGCTGCCTATTGGGCAGGCCGCGCCGCCCAGGTCGACGGCCGCAAGGAGGATGCCGCCTTCTACTACCAGCGTGCCTCGGAGTACGACACGACATATTACGGCCAGCTCGCCCGCCAGTCGCTGATTGGCGGCAACCCGGTCATCCATGTCTCCGGGACGCCCACGTCAGCGCCCCAGAACTTCACATCCTCCTCCGCGGTCGCGGCCATGAAGATGCTCCACGCATTGGGTGAGGAACGGTTGGTGACGTCGTTCTTCTATCACCTGGCCCGCTACTTCGAGGACCCGGCCGACCTGGCCGCCATGGCGGAATGGCTGCGCACTGCTGGTCGGCCCAACCTGTCGGTCCGCACGGCCAAGATTGCCGCCCAGCGCGGTATCGAGCTGCCAGAGCACGCCTATCCCACTAATGCCCTGCCCAATGTGAGTTCCGCCGGTTCTCCGGTCGAGCGCGCGCTGGTGTTCGGCATTTCACGGCAGGAGAGCGAGTTCAACCCGGCAGCCATATCCCGTGCCGGTGCGCGCGGCCTCATGCAGCTTATGCCTGGAACGGCCAAACGCACCGCCAACGCCTATGGCCTGCCTTACGACGGATCCCGCCTCCTGACTGACCCGGCTTACAACGCCCAAATCGGCACCACCCATTTGGGCGACCTCCTGGATGAGTTCGGCGGCTCTTATGTGCTGACGATCGCCGCCTACAATGCCGGCCCCCACCGTGTTGCCGAATGGATCAACACTTACGGTGATCCGCGCACACCGGGCATCGATCCCATCGACTGGGTAGAGCAGATACCGTTCTCGGAAACCCGCAACTATGTACAGCGGGTGCTGGAGAACACACAGGTTTACCGATCACGTCTCGCGGGCAAACCTGTTGACCTGAAACTGGTGGAAGACCTCAACCGCGCCCGCGCAGTCCCTGCCCCTGCGCCTGATGCAGTGCCTGTGCCCAGTACGACACCCGCCGACCCGGCAAGAGACACGAACGAACGCTGA
- the dapA gene encoding 4-hydroxy-tetrahydrodipicolinate synthase, whose product MFKGSIVALITPFDGENVDEKKLRDLVDWHVEEGTHGIVPCGTTGESPTLSHAEHMRVVEVVVEQAAGRIPVMAGAGSNSTTEAIKFTQHAQYTGANAVLVVTPYYNKPSQEGLYQHYMTIADSADIPLYIYNIPGRSVIDMSVETMSRLARHDNIVGVKDATAKLERVAFTRAAIGKDFIQLSGEDATALAFNAMGGVGCISVTANIAPALCAQMQNASLEGDYAKALEIQDRLINVHTAMFCETSPAPVKFAASLLGKSAESVRLPLVAASEEARMTVREALAEAGLLNG is encoded by the coding sequence ATGTTCAAAGGCTCTATTGTTGCTCTCATCACTCCTTTTGACGGGGAGAATGTGGATGAGAAAAAGCTGCGTGATCTGGTGGACTGGCACGTAGAAGAAGGCACTCACGGCATCGTGCCCTGCGGCACCACCGGCGAAAGCCCGACGCTGAGCCACGCGGAACATATGCGTGTGGTGGAAGTTGTTGTGGAACAGGCAGCTGGCCGCATTCCGGTGATGGCGGGTGCCGGCTCCAACTCGACCACCGAGGCAATCAAGTTCACGCAGCATGCCCAGTACACCGGCGCAAATGCGGTTCTCGTGGTGACGCCCTATTACAACAAGCCGTCGCAGGAAGGGCTCTACCAGCACTACATGACCATTGCCGACAGCGCGGATATCCCGCTCTACATCTACAACATCCCCGGCCGCAGCGTTATCGACATGAGCGTCGAGACGATGAGCCGGCTCGCGCGTCACGACAACATCGTTGGTGTGAAGGATGCAACGGCAAAGCTGGAGCGCGTTGCGTTCACCCGGGCAGCCATCGGCAAAGACTTCATCCAGCTTTCAGGCGAGGATGCAACCGCACTGGCCTTCAATGCAATGGGCGGTGTGGGGTGCATTTCGGTAACGGCCAACATCGCGCCGGCGCTGTGTGCGCAGATGCAGAATGCCAGCCTCGAAGGCGACTACGCGAAGGCGCTGGAGATCCAGGATCGGCTGATTAATGTGCATACGGCGATGTTCTGCGAAACCAGCCCGGCCCCCGTTAAGTTCGCTGCAAGCCTGCTTGGCAAGTCGGCTGAAAGTGTTCGTCTGCCGCTCGTTGCGGCGTCAGAAGAGGCCCGCATGACAGTGCGTGAAGCGCTCGCCGAAGCCGGTCTGTTGAACGGCTGA
- the smpB gene encoding SsrA-binding protein SmpB — MAPSNKKKGAAAQIKIAADNRKARHAYEIGDTLETGIELKGTEVKALREGRANIGESYASIENGELYLINSYIPVYEAANRFNHAPRRPRKLLVHARELAKLHAAIQRDGMTLVPLKIYFNDRGRAKLELAVARGRKAHDKRHEQKKRDWQRDKARLMRERG, encoded by the coding sequence ATGGCACCGTCGAACAAGAAGAAGGGCGCGGCAGCTCAGATCAAGATTGCTGCCGACAACCGCAAGGCGCGCCATGCCTATGAGATCGGTGATACGCTCGAGACAGGTATTGAGCTGAAGGGCACCGAGGTAAAGGCGCTGCGCGAAGGGCGCGCTAATATCGGCGAAAGCTATGCGTCGATCGAGAATGGCGAGCTCTACCTCATCAACAGCTACATCCCGGTCTACGAAGCAGCCAACAGGTTCAATCATGCGCCACGCCGTCCGCGCAAGCTGCTTGTGCACGCGCGCGAACTGGCGAAATTGCACGCCGCTATTCAGCGTGACGGCATGACGCTCGTTCCCCTGAAGATCTACTTCAATGACCGTGGCCGGGCAAAGCTCGAGCTGGCGGTTGCACGCGGGCGCAAGGCGCATGACAAGCGCCATGAACAGAAAAAACGGGACTGGCAGCGCGACAAGGCCAGGCTCATGCGTGAGCGTGGTTAG
- a CDS encoding uracil-DNA glycosylase, with protein MSRRSASIAPDIPPAPEPPADCPHCPRLVAFRQDNQAKFPDGHNGPVVSFGDDGARLLIVGLAPGLQGANKTARPFTGDYAGDLLYATIEKFGFSEGTYQARPDDGLKLRGAMISNAVRCVPPQNKPTPAEINTCRAFLRGRIDALPSLTHMLALGRIAHESVLRMYGRKLKDHPFAHGARHELGGVTLFDSYHCSRYNTNTGRLTTEMFEAVFAQITDDMNASR; from the coding sequence ATGAGTCGCCGATCAGCATCCATCGCCCCTGACATCCCCCCTGCCCCGGAACCACCAGCGGACTGCCCCCACTGTCCGCGCCTTGTTGCGTTCCGGCAGGACAATCAGGCCAAGTTTCCGGACGGGCACAACGGCCCTGTCGTCTCATTTGGAGATGACGGGGCCCGCCTGCTGATCGTGGGCCTTGCTCCCGGATTACAGGGGGCCAACAAGACGGCGCGGCCCTTCACCGGCGATTACGCCGGCGACCTCCTCTATGCGACCATCGAAAAATTCGGCTTCAGCGAGGGTACTTACCAGGCCCGACCAGACGACGGGCTCAAGCTCCGGGGCGCGATGATTTCAAACGCAGTTCGCTGCGTCCCCCCACAGAACAAACCGACCCCGGCAGAAATCAATACGTGCCGCGCCTTCCTCCGGGGACGCATCGATGCACTCCCGTCACTCACCCACATGCTGGCCCTGGGCCGTATCGCCCATGAAAGCGTCCTGCGCATGTATGGCCGAAAGCTCAAGGATCACCCGTTTGCCCACGGCGCGCGTCACGAGCTGGGTGGGGTTACTCTTTTCGACAGCTACCACTGCTCCCGCTACAACACGAATACCGGTCGCCTGACGACCGAGATGTTCGAGGCCGTATTTGCTCAGATTACGGATGATATGAACGCAAGCCGCTGA
- a CDS encoding NYN domain-containing protein, giving the protein MIRPTERVALFIDGANLYSATKALDFDIDYKKLRAEFTSKGTLIRAFYYTALNEEADYSPLRPLIDWLDYNGYTMVTKPTKEFTDSQGRRRIKGNMDIEIAVDAMEMAEHIDHMVLFSGDGDFRSLVEAVQRKGVRVTVVSTIKSHPPMIADELRRQADSFVELLTLQDAIGRNASARQQTPVDDDEDDDDDEYYDYEDDVDADYDPA; this is encoded by the coding sequence ATCATTCGCCCCACCGAGCGCGTTGCGCTTTTCATCGACGGCGCAAATCTATACTCAGCCACCAAGGCACTTGATTTTGATATTGATTATAAAAAGCTTCGCGCTGAATTCACCTCCAAGGGAACGCTTATCCGCGCCTTTTACTACACGGCCCTCAACGAGGAAGCGGATTACTCGCCCCTGCGCCCGCTGATCGATTGGCTGGACTACAACGGCTACACCATGGTCACCAAACCGACCAAGGAATTCACCGACAGCCAGGGCCGCCGCCGCATCAAGGGCAATATGGACATCGAGATCGCAGTGGACGCCATGGAGATGGCGGAACACATCGACCATATGGTCCTGTTCTCTGGTGACGGCGACTTCCGTTCTCTCGTCGAAGCCGTCCAGCGCAAAGGCGTCCGGGTAACGGTCGTCTCCACCATCAAGTCGCATCCGCCGATGATTGCCGACGAGTTGCGCCGGCAGGCCGACAGCTTCGTTGAATTGCTCACCTTGCAGGATGCCATCGGCCGGAATGCTTCAGCCCGTCAGCAGACGCCCGTCGATGACGACGAAGACGACGATGATGACGAATACTACGACTATGAGGATGACGTGGATGCTGACTATGATCCGGCATGA
- the folK gene encoding 2-amino-4-hydroxy-6-hydroxymethyldihydropteridine diphosphokinase, whose amino-acid sequence MKKIKDQTKSMSYQRIFIAYGGNLSGPAGTPRATFEAARLLLARRGICVVAGSQLYESDPWGGVRQPKFLNGVWEVRSPYAPQVLMDHLLNVEWVLGRRRRLRWGPRVLDLDLLSFGEVRGSWQETEGLPAVMLPHPRMHLRAFVLEPLADIAPAFRPWGSAGPTVGEALHGLALPERSATRCVRLSL is encoded by the coding sequence ATGAAAAAGATCAAAGATCAAACAAAGTCAATGTCCTACCAACGAATTTTTATTGCCTATGGTGGCAACCTGTCCGGGCCGGCTGGTACACCTCGGGCTACCTTCGAGGCTGCGCGCCTGTTGCTGGCCCGGAGGGGCATCTGTGTCGTGGCCGGATCACAGCTCTATGAAAGCGATCCCTGGGGTGGTGTGCGGCAGCCAAAGTTCCTCAATGGTGTCTGGGAAGTCAGAAGTCCGTACGCGCCGCAGGTGCTCATGGATCACCTTCTGAACGTTGAGTGGGTGCTTGGACGCCGGCGGCGCCTTCGCTGGGGCCCGCGCGTGCTTGATCTCGATCTTCTGAGTTTTGGAGAGGTCAGAGGCAGCTGGCAGGAGACAGAAGGGCTGCCGGCCGTGATGCTGCCGCACCCGCGGATGCATCTCCGGGCCTTCGTGCTGGAACCATTGGCGGATATTGCCCCGGCATTCCGGCCATGGGGGAGCGCGGGCCCCACGGTGGGAGAAGCCCTGCACGGTCTCGCACTGCCAGAAAGGTCCGCAACCCGCTGCGTCCGGCTGTCGCTGTAA
- the rpoZ gene encoding DNA-directed RNA polymerase subunit omega, whose product MARVTVEDCIDKVPNRFELVLLSARRARAMSSGAALTVDRDNDKNPVVALREIAEETVDCEDLREDLIAGLQRHSMFTETDEDLPEDPSAAPLQLGTESRADDVPAGDSFGSREMSDEDLLRALHDAGDKTAERQPGKDEEYPDL is encoded by the coding sequence ATGGCTCGCGTGACTGTTGAAGATTGCATCGACAAGGTGCCGAACCGCTTTGAGCTGGTGCTGCTGTCCGCGCGCCGCGCGCGTGCGATGTCGTCCGGGGCGGCCCTGACGGTTGATCGCGACAACGACAAGAACCCGGTTGTTGCCCTGCGTGAAATCGCTGAAGAAACGGTGGACTGCGAGGATCTGCGCGAGGATCTGATTGCCGGTCTGCAGCGCCATTCGATGTTTACTGAAACTGACGAAGATCTGCCCGAGGACCCGTCTGCGGCGCCGCTGCAGCTTGGTACGGAATCGCGCGCCGATGACGTGCCCGCAGGCGACAGCTTCGGCAGCCGTGAAATGAGTGACGAGGATCTGCTGCGCGCCCTGCATGATGCAGGCGACAAGACCGCAGAGCGCCAGCCTGGCAAAGATGAGGAATACCCGGACCTCTAG